A stretch of DNA from Dokdonia sp. PRO95:
GTAAGAGAGCTCACTGTTACTACTCAAAATGGAAATCAGTTACCTACAAGATGGGTGCAATTTAGAGTGCCAATCAACCAGGCGACTAATGTAGTAGGAGGGATTAATGATTTTAGGTCTATACGTTTTATGCGTATGTACATGAGTGGGTGGCAAGAGGATGTTGTACTGCGTTTTGGGACATTGGATTTAGTGCGTGGAGATTTTAGAAGATACTTACTAACGTTAGATCCTAATGAGAACACACAAATCAATGATGCAGATAATACACAGTTTGAGGTAGCTGCCGTAAATATAGAGGCAAACGAAACAAGACAGCCAGTTCCTTATGCATTACCTCCAGGGGTAGAGCGTGAGAGGCTCAATAATAACAATAACAATATCAGGCAAAACGAGCAGTCTCTTTCTTTGAGAGTTCAAAATCTTGAAGAGCAAGACGCAAGGGGAGTTTATAAATATTATAATCTCGACATGCGACAGTATAAAAATCTTAAGATGTTTATGCACGCAGAGCCTATTATTGAAAATGGTCTCGATAATCAGAATTTAGTTGGTTTCATAAGAATGGGTACCGATCTTAATTCAAATTTTTATCAGATAGAATTACCACTGCAGCCTACTGCATTTAATGTATCTAATCAAGATAGAGATGCTATCTGGCCAGCAGCAAATGAGCTAGATCTTCCATTAGAATTACTTCAAATAATCAAATCAAAAGTAATCGCAGGAGATGTGGAGCCAGACCCAGATGATATTACGTACTTTGATCAAAACGGTGACCGTATTCTCAATCCAGAGTCTATGTGTTATGAGGAGGGACAGTTGCGTATTGGTATACAAGGTCTTCCTAGTTTTGGTGATGTAAGAACATTAATGCTTGGTGTAAAAAATGGTAACCCAATGAGTAACCAAGCCATGGGTTGCTCTCCAGGAGAAATAGGAGCAGAGGTATGGTTTAACGAGCTGCGCTTGTCAGATCTTACTAACGATGGTGGATATGCAGGAGTATTAAGCGTAGATGGAAATATTGCCGATTTTGCAAATGTATCTGCCACGGGACGCTTAAGTACTGTAGGTTTTGGAAGTATAGAGCAAAACGCAGGTGAGCGTAGCCTAGAAGATGTGACTCAATATGATATTGTTACAAATCTTAATGCGGGGCAATTGCTTCCTAAAAAATGGGGATTGCAATTGCCGCTTAACTATGCAATAGGTGAGCAAAGTATAACTCCTAAATTCAATCCGCTTTATGAGGATGTAGAGTTAGAAACTTCACTAGATAATGCAGCGAGTCAAGAAGAGAGAGATAATATAGAAGATTATTCTGTAGATTATACAAAGCGTCAGAGCTTTAATGCTATAGGTGTAAGAAAAGAACGTACGAATACCGAGCGTAAACCTATGCCTTACGATATTGAAAATCTTACATTTTCATATTCTTATAGTCAGACAGATCACAAGGATTTTGAGATAGAAGAATCTCGTGATCAAAACGTGAGATTAGGAGGTACTTATAATTATAGTTTTAATGCTAAGCCTGTAGAACCATTTGCTAAGAATGACTCTTTATTTACGGGTAAGTATTATAAGTTTTTAAAGGATTTAAATTTCAATTATTTACCGTCTAATATTGCTGTACAGTCTAATATTGTACGCCAGTATAACCAGCAGAAGTTTAGAGATGTATTTGCAAACGAAGGTGATATTGCGGTACCACGTTTATTTCAACGTAACTACTTGTTTGATTGGGGATATTCTATTGATTATCCTATTACTAAGAGTCTTCGTTTTAATTATAATGTAAACCATAATCGTATCGTAAGGAACTATCTTGATAATGATGGTGCGCCTGCTTTTCTTGATGCTGCAGGGCAAGAGATTAATGGTTATGGTATTTACAATGGGTTTTTTGATGTAGGGACGCCAGATACGCATTATGGAGTATTACAACTTAATTATGATTTGCCATTTGATAAAATTCCATTTACAGAGTGGATTACGGCTACCTATGCGTACACTGCAAATTACAGATGGCAGAGAGGTTCTCAACAGTTTCAAGTATTAGATAATATTCCAGAATTAGGAAATAGCGTTGAGAATACAAACACACACGCTATTAATGGTACCTTAGATATGGAGAAGCTCTACAAATATGCAGGCTTAACCAAGAAGAAAAAGCAACGTGCTACTAGCACGAGGCCTAGAGGCTTACCATCACCAGAAGATGATCGTAACAGTAAGATAAATCAATTAAAAGAAGAGGCTTCTAGTGAAGGAACTACGAGTGGGCTAAGTACGTCAGATAAGGCGCTTAATACAGGAGTAGGATTACTTACAGCGGTTAAACGTGTTCAATTTACTTATGAGGAGGATAACGGTATTTACTTGCCAGGTTATTTGCCATCTGTTGGATTTGCTGGTAGTTTACGACCTACACCAGGATTTATTTTTGGTAGCCAGGCAGAGGTAAGAGAACTTGCGGCAAGTAATGGGTGGTTAACACTTTTTCAAGATTTTAACCAGCAATATCGTGAGATAGAAAGTAGAAATCTTGCGATTCAAGCTCAGATAGGGTTATTAAAAGACTTAGATATTGATCTTAATTTTAATAGAGTTTTTCAAGAAAACTATCAAGAAAATTACCGAGTAAACGAGCAGAGTTTAGCTTATCAATCGTTAACAGGAAATAGTTTTGGTCGCTTCAATATTTCGACAGTACTACTAGGGACTGCCTTTGCAGAGAGCACATCAGAGTTTTCAAGTACGTTTAATACGTTTAGAGAAAACAGGCTAGCCGTTGCAAATAGACTGGCTACAGAGTTTTATGGTACAAACACATTTGAGGTAGATGCAGATGGATTTCCAGAAGGTTTTGGTCGTACTAATCAAAAGGTGTTATTACCAGCTTTCCTCTCAGCGTATACCGGTAAAGACGTAAATAAAACAGATACTGGTTTCCTTAGAAGCATTCCGTTACCTAACTGGAATATTAAGTACACAGGATTAATGAATCTTAAGTGGTTTAGAGATAAGTTTAAGAGATTTTCTGTGCAACATGGTTACACTGCTGGATACTCTGTAAATAACTATTTAACAAACCTCGCTTATAATAGAAATACAGATAGAGATCCACTTACCGCACAGCGTGATCAAGCCGGTAACTTCTTAAATGAAACTTTACTTAGTAATGTCACGCTTACAGAGCAGTTTACACCTTTAGTACGTCTTGATTTTGAGATGAAGAATTCTGTAAAAATCCTTGCTGAAATAAAAAGGGATAGAGCGCTAGGGTTAAGTTTTGATAACAACCTCCTTACCGAGATTAAGGGTAATGAGTATATCTTAGGATTAGGATATCGTATTAAGGACCTAAGGTTTGTTACAAACTTTGGAGGTTCTCGTAGGGTTCTTAAGAGTGATCTCAACTTTAAAGCAGATTTCTCCCTTAGACAAAACGAAACTATCATTAGGTATCTAGATATAGACAATAGCCAGACTACGGCGGGACAAGATATTTACGGTCTTAGGTTTACCACAGATTATGCGTTGAGTAAAAATCTTACTGCACTCTTCTTTTATGACCATACTTTTTCGACATTTGCAATATCAACAGCATTTCCACAAACGACTATAAGGTCTGGATTTACTTTGAGGTATAATTTTGGAAATTAATAATATGAGTTCGCTTTCGCGAAAATTTGAAAATAATAAGTATTAATCTATTAAAAAGAATATTTTCGCGAAAGCGGAATTAAATCAAACTAATACAGACTAAGATGAATATACCAGCAGAGTTAAAATACACAAAAGATCACGAGTGGGTACGCATAGAAGGTGATGTAGCCGTAGTGGGAATTACAGATTTTGCACAAGGAGAACTAGGAGATATCGTTTACGTAGAAGTAGAGACTCTTGATGAAACACTTGATAGAGATGAGGTTTTTGGAACTGTGGAGGCTGTAAAGACTGTTTCTGATCTTTTCTTACCACTTTCTGGTGAGATTGTAGCTTTTAACGAAGGTCTAGAAGATGAGCCAGAAACTGTAAATAGCGATGCTTACGGAGCAGGATGGATGATTAAAATCAAATTCTCTGATGCTTCACAAGTAGATGAGCTTTTAAGCGCAGATGCTTATAAAGAACTTATAGGTGGATAAACTCATTGGTTTTGCGGCGATAGCATATACTTGTGCATTAAGCATAGGATCGCTTGTTAAGCCTGTAGAACTAGATACTAATATATCTAACATAGATAAGCTCCTGCATTTAGGAGCTTATTTTGGTTTAGCTATATTGTGGTTGAGTTATTTTCATATCGTAAAAACATCTTCAACGCAGAAATGGGCAAAGCCCATGTTTTATATAGCAATTGCTTTAGCATTAGTGGTATATGGCATAGTGATTGAGTTATTACAAGGTGGTGCAACTACATACAGAACGCCTGATGTGTGGGATGTACTTGCAAATAGTATAGGTGTAATGCTCGGAAGTTTGACATTTCTACTATTTTTTAAGAAATTTAAAGGGTTAAAATCGTAATTTTAGTTTCACAACTGAGATTTATTTTGCTATTTTAGCTCTCTACTAATACTTTAATTATGGAACCCAAGAAAAATCCCAAAGCAGACCTTCGCAAGAGAAGCATGCTGTTTTTTCAGCTAGGACTCATTGCAGTGCTCGCACTAACGTACATCACCATTGAGTGGAAGACTTATGATGATGTAGCTATTGATATTGGTCAGCTCGATCTAGATGATCTAGACGACGAAGAAATTCCAATCACGGAATTGAATACACCACCGCCACCGCCACCACCACCGCCGCCACCAGCGCCGGAAGTTATTGAGGTAGTAGAGGATGAAGAAGAAATAGAAGAGACAGTTATAGAGTCTACAGAAACAGATGCCGAAGAGGAAATCGTTGAAGTAGAGGATGTAGAGATTGTAGAAGAGGAAGAGGAGATTGCAGATGTACCATTTGCAGTTATTGAAAATGTGCCTATTTTTCCAGGTTGTGAGTCTATGACTAACAACAACGATCGTAAGAACTGTATGTCTGAAAAGGTGAGCAAGCTTGTAAACAAGAAGTTCAACACTGAGTTAGGTTCAGATTTAGGTCTATCTGGTATAAACAGAATCTTTGTTAGTTTTAAAATTGATAAAACTGGAAGAATCGTAAACATCAGATCTCGTGCACCACACCCACGTCTTGCATCAGAAGCAGAGCGTGTAATTAAGTTATTACCTAAAATGACACCAGGTAAGCAACGTGGTAAGCCAGTAGGAGTATTATACTCATTGCCTATTACATTTAAAGTAGAAGACTAAGTCATAAAGACTTTTAAATAAAAAAACCATCTCATTAATGAGATGGTTTTTTTTATGTTTTATACTATAAAAAAAGAGGCCTCCAGAAGGTGACCTCAATTTTGGCTTGCTTATTGATTCGTTTTAAGAATTGTTCAACATTTTTAAAACTATATCTTATGGAAAATTCCAAAGAAGGTACTGCTGTTCGCCAAAACAGCGTGTACAAATCAAGCCGCAAGCATGAGGCAAATTTACGAAGAAATCCCACGCTTCATTTTCAAATTGGGTTAATCTTAGCACTTCTAGCGTCCATCTTTTTTATCGAAATGCGCACTTTAGAAAAGGATTTTGCAGTAGTTGAGCCCACCGAAAGTTATGACGAAGTCTATACGATGGGTGAAGTCCGGGTAGAGAAGAAGGAGGTGAAAGTCAAGAAAAAGGTGCAGCCTAAAAAGCAGCAAGAACCTAAAGTGCTTGACAATATTGTGAAGCAAGAAGAAGATGTAAAAGATTTATTAGAAGATCTTACATCAGATTCTGAGCTTGATGATACTAAAATGGTAGACCCTAATAGTGTCACAGAAGTAGAGGAGCCTATAGTGCCGGAGACGGTTCCTTTTATTGCTATTGAGACCGTTCCGCTTTTTCCAGGTTGTGAAGGTTTAAGCTCAAATGACGAGCGCCGTGACTGTATGAGTACAAAGATTTCCAAATTTGTGTCTAAAAAATTTAGAGCAGAAAGAGGAGAAGGTCTAGGACTCTCTGGAGTAAATAGAATCTTTGTGACATTTAAAATCGATGCGACTGGAAAAGTAGTAGATGTAAAAGCCAAGGCTCCGCATGTAAAACTTGAAGAAGAAGCGTTGCGAGTTACAAAGTTATTGCCAGATATGACTGCTGGAAAACAAGCTGGTAAGAATGTAACGGTCCTTTTTTCATTACCCATCTCATTTCAAATAGAAGATTAAATTATAAGAACATTTCTACTATAATCCCGTTACCTCTCGTAACGGGATTTTTTGTGTATAAAACCCTATCTTTCGTGCGCAATTATTACGCCTACATCCATGCATAAATATGTGTTTCTTTTGTTCGTTTTCGCTACTTGTAGTCTTACCGCTCAGGTAACCACTAGTGATTATGAAAAATACCCAGTTTTTCCAGAGTGTGCCGACTTGCCAGTGAGCGAAGTTGCGGCTTGTTTTAATGAAACTTTTATTTCCTTTATAATAGATAATCTTGAAGTCCCGGCAGAGGTTAAGGGGGAGAATTACGAGGGTAAGATGGTGATTTTGTTTGAAGTTACTCGCGAGGGTGCTTTTAAGCTGCTGTATACAGATGCGGTCTTTGCGTCGCTTAAGACTTCGGCGCAAGAGGTTTTTAGTAAACTACCTGCAGTTGAGCCTGCAACTTATAACGGCGAGCCTACCTATATGCAATTTACAATGCCTGTGCTGTTGCCACTGTCACGTAATAAAATAGGTGAGATGAATAGTGGTGATATTGAGGGTGACGCTTTCGCGAAAGCAAAAAAAGAAACACCGCTTAAAAATCCAATGCAGGATGAATATGATCGTATTCAAAATCAAAAATTCAATCCAGCAAATGAGTATACGAGTCAGCTGAATATTCCTTTCTCGCATCAGGTTTATAGTAGGTTTGATCAAGAGTTGAATCATGTAGGAACTAATGCGCATACGGCAAGTAAACCTTATCTGTATCAAACTGTAAATCCATATTATGATTTTCAGGAGAAGACAGATGCGCTCAAGAAAGAAAAGAAAACATGGTTTGGGAGAAAATGGTCTAACGAGCATATGGTGCAAATACAGGGAGAGGATTACTGGATTACCCTAGACCCCGCAGCCGATTTGCAATTGGGATATGAAACCGACAAGTTAAAGTCTGATAGTTTTACCTATAACAACACTCGTGCAGTTTATATTCAAGGTGGGTTAGGGAAGAAGCTTAATTTTTTTGCTGCTGTATATGAGAGTCAAGGTCGTTTTCCTAGATACTTTGATGCTTTTGCTAGATCACTAAGGCCAGATGGTGGTAATCCTGCGGTGGTGCCCGGTCGTGGTATTGCAAAGGAAGGCACAAATGGAGACTTAGACTACCCAGTAGCCGAAGGTTATATTTCATACACACCTAGCAAGTATTTTAATATTCAGCTAGGTCATGGAAAGCAGTTTATAGGAGATGGTTACAGATCGCTATTGCTTAGTGATAATGCGAGTTATTTTCCATATTTAAAACTCAATACGACCTTTTGGAAATTTAAGTACACAAATACGTGGACATCACTGCGTGATGTGCGTCCAGAAACCACAGCAGACGGTGCCTTTAGGACCAAGTTCATGAGTAACCATTATCTAAGTTGGAACTTAAGTAAGGAACTTAATGTGGGACTTTTTGAATCTGTAATATGGGAAGATGAAAATGGAAGAGGCTTTGATTTTAATTTCTTAAATCCAGTGATTTTTTACCGAGCAATAGAGTTTTCTACAGGTTCACGTGGTGGTAATGCACTTATAGGTCTTACGGGTAAGTACAAAGTAAATGATCGTGTAAATGTGTATGGCCAAGTTGTGATAGATGAGTTTTCGGCTAGTGATGTGATAGGCGGAAACCAAAGCTATAAAAACAAACAAGGCTTCCAGATAGGAGCAAAGTATTATGATGCCTTTGGGGTTAGGAATTTGACATTGCAAGGTGAGTACAATCAAGTGCGTCCATATGTATATTCTAATAATGAGATCCAACTTAATTATGGACATGCAAACCAGTCGCTGGCACATCAATGGGGAGCAAATTTTAAAGAGCTTATTGGGATTGCTCGTTATGAAAGAGAACGATGGTATGGGACAGCAAAACTTATTGTGGGAGCTCGAGGTGTTGAGATAGGAGATATCAATGAAGTGTATTATGGAGGAAGTATTTATGGCAATGATGAAAACAGGCCGTCAGATGATGGGATTACATTTTTTCAAGGAAATAAGGTTAATAGCCTCTATGCAGATCTTGAGTTAGGGTATTTGATAAACCCTGCAACCAACTTAAAAGTGTATGCAAATCCTATCTATCGTAATGTAACCGCAGATATTCAAGATGCGCCAAATACATTTGATACTAGCACGCTATGGCTAAACATAGGCTTTAGAACAGATTTGTTTAATTGGTATTATGATTATTAGATGAAAAGATGATAGATTTTAAAAAGGTTTTTCAAGCTTTGAGCTATTTACAATATCCTCTAATGGCAGTAGCTCTTTATTACATGGTTATTCCTTTTGTTTTAGGCTTAAATTCTTATGACCTAAACATCAATTTGCTTTTTGATAGTTTTGGTAATATATTGGTCTTTTTAGGATTGGCAATAAGTTTTTCAACATTGCAAGACACTTCAAAATCACAGCATAAATTTGCTAGAAAAATTTGGCAAGACCCTAAGAAAGGAAGAATTTTTCTACTTATTATGATGTTTAATGTTGTTGTCTATTTATCCTTTGGTATAGGTGCATATCTGTTTTTGGACAATCCTCTTTTAAAAGAATTGGGCTTTGGGTCTATAATTTTAGGAATTAGCCTCATAGGTATGTTGAAAATGGGTGTGGAAATGCTAGAGAAGCAACGATTAGATAAGACTTCTAGGTCAGAGATTGTAGATTAAGACGGCCTATTTGTAAACGACCCAATGTGCCACAAGACTCTTGATGGATCGTGTAAGAAAAACTCTTTTCCCCAGTCATTCTCAACAATTTTTGAAATCTTAACGCCTTTAAATAATGTAGCCAAATCAAGCGACTCGAGTTGTGTGAGGTATTCATCTAGATGTTGCACTTCTAGAAATACCATCGTGTTGTCTATCCAGTCTTTTACATAAGCATCTTGCAAGTAAAACCCAAAGTCATCCATTGTGAGTAGTGACATATTATAGGAGATGACAGTTTCTTTAAAACCAATGGAAGTGTAAAACCTTCTTGAGGAATCAAAGTCTGCAGCACCTATAAAAGGTCTAATGGATTTAGCAATAGGGTTCATAAGGTATATTATTTCTTAATCTCAATATTCTCTAAGATGCTTTTATAAACAGTGCTTCTGAATTTTGGGCCAGTAATAAAGCTCTTTGCAGACGCTTCGTCTGTAAGATATTCAGATGTGATTGACTCCATTGCGGTTACTTCTTCAAGGGTTTTATTGCTTTCCATAGCTTTGAGAACTGAAGTGTAAACGTCTACTAGCATATCGTGATATTTTTGATAATCTGCTTTTGTTGCTAGATTTCCATGTCCAGGAATTATTTTAGTATCCTCATTGATAAGCATAAGTCCTTTCTTTGCTGCATCAATATCTCCTTGAATACTCCCGCCGCGATTTATATCAATAAAAGGGAAGTTGCCGTTAAAAAAGGTGTCTCCAGTATGTAGCACATTGCTCTGAGCAAAATAAACAAGCGCATCTCCGTCAGTGTGGGCATTGTGTACGTGGGTTAAAAATACATCATCGTCATTTTGATAGAAAGTAGCATCTTCACTAAAAGTGATTACTGGGAGTCCCGCGCTAGCTGTTTTCTCGTTGGCTGCTAATCTCTTGCGTACATTATCGTGAGCTACAATCATTGCTCCAGCGGCCTCAAAATTTGCATTTCCTCCAGTGTGGTCACCATGAAAGTGAGTGTTTACCAAGAAACTCACTGGCTGGTCAGATATAGTTTTAATAGCAGCAGTTATTTTCTCGCTCAGAGGTGCAAACTGATCATCTATCATAAAAACGCCATCTTTTCCAGTAGAAATCCCTATGTTTCCGCCAGCTCCTTGAAGCATATAGATGTGGTCTGTAACTTTTTCAACAGTAATTTGTACATCGTCAAAACGTCCTTGTGCAGTAGCTGCAGCAGTTATTAGTGCGATGATAATGAGTGTAAAGTGTTTCATTTTTGAGTTTTTTTATAAAGGTAGTCGTATTGATGTAGTTGCGCTTTCGCGAAAGCGTAAATTTAACAACCTATTATGGCTGTCGTTTTGTTGTACAGATTCCTTTTGGGCAGTATCTTTGCACCACTTAAAAAATTGCTAAACCTACTGTCTTTGAGCGACGTCGCCATACATACGAATACCTACTCTGCCTGGTACGATTTTAAAGAAATCACAAAGATGCGTTTATCTATAAGCGTAGTGTTTTCTAGTGTTGCAGGATATTTTCTTGGAGCCACAGAGATAGACTGGTTTATTGTATTGTTGCTAGCTGTAGGGGGGTACTTTATGGTAGGCGCGTCAAATGCGTATAATCAGGTGCTAGAGAAAGATCTAGACGCCTTGATGGATCGCACAAAAAATAGACCTGTAGCTTCCGGAAGGATGTCTAAGCAAAAGGCGCTCTTAATAGCAATTACATTTACGATTCTAGGTTTAGGTACTTTGTATTACATAAATCCTCAGACAGCTATGTTTGGAGGGATTTCTATATTTATGTATGTACTGTTATATACTCCCTTAAAAACGAAGACACCTTTATCTGTTTTTGTAGGCGCATTTCCAGGAGCGATACCTTACATGTTAGGTTGG
This window harbors:
- the gcvH gene encoding glycine cleavage system protein GcvH, which translates into the protein MNIPAELKYTKDHEWVRIEGDVAVVGITDFAQGELGDIVYVEVETLDETLDRDEVFGTVEAVKTVSDLFLPLSGEIVAFNEGLEDEPETVNSDAYGAGWMIKIKFSDASQVDELLSADAYKELIGG
- the cyoE gene encoding heme o synthase; translated protein: MSDVAIHTNTYSAWYDFKEITKMRLSISVVFSSVAGYFLGATEIDWFIVLLLAVGGYFMVGASNAYNQVLEKDLDALMDRTKNRPVASGRMSKQKALLIAITFTILGLGTLYYINPQTAMFGGISIFMYVLLYTPLKTKTPLSVFVGAFPGAIPYMLGWVAATNDFGIEPGTLFMIQFFWQFPHFWAIGWFLFDDYKKGGFAMLPTGERDKGTAVQIVLYTVWTVLISIIPAFGVTGDLFLTPVSAIIVGALGLFMLYWAIKLYQNRDAKTAKRLMLSSVTYITLLQIVFVIDKFLR
- a CDS encoding MBL fold metallo-hydrolase — translated: MKHFTLIIIALITAAATAQGRFDDVQITVEKVTDHIYMLQGAGGNIGISTGKDGVFMIDDQFAPLSEKITAAIKTISDQPVSFLVNTHFHGDHTGGNANFEAAGAMIVAHDNVRKRLAANEKTASAGLPVITFSEDATFYQNDDDVFLTHVHNAHTDGDALVYFAQSNVLHTGDTFFNGNFPFIDINRGGSIQGDIDAAKKGLMLINEDTKIIPGHGNLATKADYQKYHDMLVDVYTSVLKAMESNKTLEEVTAMESITSEYLTDEASAKSFITGPKFRSTVYKSILENIEIKK
- a CDS encoding VanZ family protein, with the protein product MDKLIGFAAIAYTCALSIGSLVKPVELDTNISNIDKLLHLGAYFGLAILWLSYFHIVKTSSTQKWAKPMFYIAIALALVVYGIVIELLQGGATTYRTPDVWDVLANSIGVMLGSLTFLLFFKKFKGLKS
- a CDS encoding energy transducer TonB encodes the protein MENSKEGTAVRQNSVYKSSRKHEANLRRNPTLHFQIGLILALLASIFFIEMRTLEKDFAVVEPTESYDEVYTMGEVRVEKKEVKVKKKVQPKKQQEPKVLDNIVKQEEDVKDLLEDLTSDSELDDTKMVDPNSVTEVEEPIVPETVPFIAIETVPLFPGCEGLSSNDERRDCMSTKISKFVSKKFRAERGEGLGLSGVNRIFVTFKIDATGKVVDVKAKAPHVKLEEEALRVTKLLPDMTAGKQAGKNVTVLFSLPISFQIED
- a CDS encoding energy transducer TonB; this encodes MEPKKNPKADLRKRSMLFFQLGLIAVLALTYITIEWKTYDDVAIDIGQLDLDDLDDEEIPITELNTPPPPPPPPPPPAPEVIEVVEDEEEIEETVIESTETDAEEEIVEVEDVEIVEEEEEIADVPFAVIENVPIFPGCESMTNNNDRKNCMSEKVSKLVNKKFNTELGSDLGLSGINRIFVSFKIDKTGRIVNIRSRAPHPRLASEAERVIKLLPKMTPGKQRGKPVGVLYSLPITFKVED
- a CDS encoding gliding motility protein RemB, with amino-acid sequence MFLLFVFATCSLTAQVTTSDYEKYPVFPECADLPVSEVAACFNETFISFIIDNLEVPAEVKGENYEGKMVILFEVTREGAFKLLYTDAVFASLKTSAQEVFSKLPAVEPATYNGEPTYMQFTMPVLLPLSRNKIGEMNSGDIEGDAFAKAKKETPLKNPMQDEYDRIQNQKFNPANEYTSQLNIPFSHQVYSRFDQELNHVGTNAHTASKPYLYQTVNPYYDFQEKTDALKKEKKTWFGRKWSNEHMVQIQGEDYWITLDPAADLQLGYETDKLKSDSFTYNNTRAVYIQGGLGKKLNFFAAVYESQGRFPRYFDAFARSLRPDGGNPAVVPGRGIAKEGTNGDLDYPVAEGYISYTPSKYFNIQLGHGKQFIGDGYRSLLLSDNASYFPYLKLNTTFWKFKYTNTWTSLRDVRPETTADGAFRTKFMSNHYLSWNLSKELNVGLFESVIWEDENGRGFDFNFLNPVIFYRAIEFSTGSRGGNALIGLTGKYKVNDRVNVYGQVVIDEFSASDVIGGNQSYKNKQGFQIGAKYYDAFGVRNLTLQGEYNQVRPYVYSNNEIQLNYGHANQSLAHQWGANFKELIGIARYERERWYGTAKLIVGARGVEIGDINEVYYGGSIYGNDENRPSDDGITFFQGNKVNSLYADLELGYLINPATNLKVYANPIYRNVTADIQDAPNTFDTSTLWLNIGFRTDLFNWYYDY
- a CDS encoding glyoxalase codes for the protein MNPIAKSIRPFIGAADFDSSRRFYTSIGFKETVISYNMSLLTMDDFGFYLQDAYVKDWIDNTMVFLEVQHLDEYLTQLESLDLATLFKGVKISKIVENDWGKEFFLHDPSRVLWHIGSFTNRPS